The nucleotide sequence AAACGCATCGGAATGTCGGTAGTTGGTTTGGAAGTACCGCACGTACATGTACACCTGATTCCGTTACACGATATGGAAGACATTCGATTTCAACGGAAAACATCATTAACACCACAAGAATTTGAAGAAACAGCTGCGCAAATTGCAGTTAAGTTATAATAAAATTTTAGTTTAATTGACTGTTATTCACTTTACACTCGTCACTTCGATTTCGTAAGTTTTTCGTAATGAAATGGAGAAAATTGTATCGAGAAGTTTTTGAATTATAAGTTCTTGACAAGCTTCGGTTCTCGACAAGCTCGAACTGACGGAAATTTTAATTATATTTTGGTTTGGTATAAATTTCGTGATAATCATTTATTATTATTTAAGTGTGACTTTTTTTTGAAACTGTTGTCTTAATTATATAAACGATTTAACCGTTTTTTTTAATTAAAAAATTGGATTAGAAAAAGAAAGAAATTATTGGGCAAGAAAAAGCTGTTGGGAAACCAACAGCTTTTTTTATTCTGTAAAACTTGATTTATCCTCTTATAACGTTAAGTGCATAACAAAGAGTATAAATAAAAAGACCGTTCAAAACGAACGGTCTTTTATTATTAAACGTTTAATTTACTTTCTAACAATTTTAATAAACTGGCTGCTGTCTTTGGTTTTTACGTTCAGCATATAAGTGCCTGAACTTAATGTACCAAAATCTAACCGCACTGTTTCACTTTCAAAATCACGTGTCATTACCAAACGTCCGTTTAAATCAAACACTTCAACTTTAGTAATAGTTTCACTGTAATTGATCGTTAATAAATCGCTTGTAGGGTTTGGATAGTAATTTAATTTGCTTAAATCAAAATCATTTACTCCTAAAACAATCTCCACTTCAACCGGTGTTGGTAAACTTGGGCATCCGTTAGTTCCTATAACAACAGCGTAATAAGTGCTGCCATTTATCATTGGCATGTTTTGCTGTAACGGATTGTTGCCGTTCATTGCATCTTCATAGGTTGCGTACCAAACCACATTTGGTTCGTTCATCACTAGATTGCTTATCTCTGCATAGTTCGTAAATATTTGTGGTGAAGCTCCGGTTGGACTGTTTGGTCGGCTGTTAATTGTGATCTGTACCTGAGTACGTGCCGATTCGCATCCGTTTTCAACACGTGTTACAAAATAGTATCCGCTTTTTAAAATGTCGGTTACCGGTAAAGCTGTTGTTGAAGTACTGTTTAAATACCAGCTGTATGATACTCCCGAAGGCATCGGTAAATCAATATCTCCCACCTTAGCTCCATCGCATAATACAATTGGTGTTACCGCCGGAGCACTTGTGCTGGTTATGCGTACTGCAACAGGTACTTTTACAGAGATACAGTTACTTACTCTTTGAGATAAATAATAAGTTCCGCTTGTTAATGGTGTGGTTAATGCCAACGGTGTTGTTGATGTGGCATTGCTGTACCATTCTGCTGTAGCATTTGGCAATATCTGTGCGGTTAATTGTGCAACAGTTCCGCTACCACATATATTTTGAATAGTAGCAGTAGGTGCCGGAACACTGCCTTGGGCTGTCACGATTATTTGTGCACGTTGCGATTCACATCCATTTATTTTTTGTGAAACATAATAGGTTCCTGTTACAACCGATGAGGTATTAGGTATCGGGGTTTGTGATGTTGATGAAGGATACCATACCAGTTCTGAACCGGCAATTTGATTCAGATTTGCATTTCCGTAGTTCAATGCACCACAAACAGAAATTGTTTGAGGAGTTAATGAAGCCGGTCCTTGACCTACACTTACCAATACGGCTATTCTGCCCGATTCACAATTTCCTAATGTTTGTGAAGCGTAATAAGTGGTGTTGTTTACCAATGGTGTTGTTAATGACAATGGTGTTGTTGAAGTTGCTGAATCATACCAATTAATTTGTGCTCCACTAGTTCCGGTAGCAACTAAATCGGCTACAGTACCACTACTACACGAATATTGTGTTGACTGTGCATTTGGCATTGTCAATGTTGTTATTGTTACAGCAAAAGCTACACGTGTTGATTTACAATCTCCCTGAACCGCTTCTACATAATACGTTCCTGTTTTAGAAACGGTGGTTACTGGTGTAGTTGCAGTTGCCGAATCGTAAAAATTATACGTGGTAGAACCTGTTCCGCCTGTTACAACAATGTTGCTTACAGGTGTTGTTTGGCAAAATGTTTGGTTTTGTACAACAGGTGTTGCTACATCGGTTACGTTTATTGTAACGGGAATTGCAGCTTCACAACCTGTAGGTGCTGTTATTGTTGCATTATATATTTGATTCATTGTTCCACTTGATATAACATAAACGGTTGCAGCATCTGTACCAGAGATATATTGTACTGTGGTTGCAGCATCTAAATATAAATTAGTTGCCGGACTCCATGTTACTTTTGCCTGGGTTAAACCAAACTTCACATTTAATCGGTCATTAGTTACTGTTCCCGTTAACGGATCTGGATCTGTTTCGCTTGTAGTATAGATACCTACATTGTTTCCTGCAACAGTATTATAATACGTTTGTGCATTGTTTGTTCCTGTGGTTGCACCACCTTCTTGGGTAATTTCTATCAATATGTTTGATTGACCATCCCAATAGAACGGACTGTCTAAGGTCATTGTTTGAAGTCCTTGGAACGTATGCGGATGGTTTGTTCTTGAAAATACCGTTACAAAATTTCCTGTTTCAAAATTAGTAGTGCCAAAAGTAGTATTCGGCGTTAACATCATTTTTACGGTATATTCTGTACTTGTTAAACTCGCTCCGGAATTAATTGTTTCGAAAGATAATTCGTCTATATAACCCGCTACAGTAACTCCTTGGGCAATTAATTCGGCTGCACTGTAGATATATTGTTGCTTTGAATAAACTTCACTATATACATATGCCGACATTTCACTGGTTGCACTGGTTGTTGTGGTAGGCATACCTATTGTTGCATCTGCAGGAATGGCTTCAAGGACTTTAAGTTCGGCTACTTCGTTTTTACATAAATCATACGAACTTGCCAATGTTGCATCCGCTTGTGGGATTTCGCTTGCAAAAACACGAACTGTTTTTAAATGCTCGCAAATACCGTTTGACTGGCTTGCTGATAAAACATATTCTTGTTCTTGTGTGGTGTTGAATGTCCAACCGTTTACTTCATCACCGCTTACTCCTGTACTTGGTGTCCATACAAAGGTATCGTAGCCACCTAAATTGGTTGTAATGGTTACAACTTCTGAATTACCTCCTGCACATGAAGTTACCATATCGGTTGATAATTCAAAGGCAGGTTTGGGTTCTACGGTTACTTTAACTTCTGTACGTCCTGAATTACAAGAAGTCACAAAAACCGTATTTGGGCGGTCATTACTTGTACCTGTATTTCCGCTACCATTAACAGAACCTGTATTGGTTGTTAAAAATGAAGCAGCAGATTGATTATCACCATGAGTTTCAGTAGTCATTGGAGAAGATGTAGTATGATACATTATAGATCCGCTATTACCTCCTCCATTCTGGTTGCTCCAATTGGTCTGTACTACCAAATTACTAATACCATCCCAGAAATAAGGTGTGGTAAAGGTAAAAGTGTGGATTCCTACGGCAAATGTTTCACTTGTGTTACTGTAAACTTCTGTTAAAAGGCTATTGTCTATATGAGTAGTAGTTGCATTATTTTGTGTAGTAGTTCCTAACGAAATGCTAAAATCATTTCTGTTTGCTGTTCCTTGTGAAACAATTTCAAACTCAAGTCCCTTTATGTCCCCTGCTGTCAGTCCTGCTGCTTTAAGCTCAGCTACTGTAAAGATATATTGATGTTTATAACCTCCCCAACTATGAAATAAAAAAGTACCGCTGGTTGTACCTGTTGAAGTTCCTTCACCAATATTAGCTTTAGCTTCTATAGATGAGTTTTCTGCGGTTACCCAATAACTGGTGTCTACTGTTAATAAAGGAGTTGTAAAGTTTGCTCCGGTATGTACCAAATTACCACCTATTTCTTTATCGTACCATAATACTGTACCCGCATCATAAATAGCCGTTAAATCTACTTCTTGTTCTCCACAAACTGTAACACTTGGTGCTGTAATTAATTCTGGATAATCACACATAGTGTTAAATGAAGTACCGTCTGTCCATATACTATTGTCGGTAGATGAGCAAATGGTTTTTACGTATATCTTATATTTTATTAATGGTTGTAATCCGTTAACTGTGAAGATACTCGTAGAGGAGGTTCCTGCTGTTGCTAGTCCCGTAGTTCCGCTTCCCGGATTCCCGGATTCCCGAACTTCATATGCGTATGTAACATTTGTAGCACTTTTTGGATTAGGAGTTACAGTTACTGTGGCAGCATCTTTTGTAACATCTGATATTTGTACATCAATTGGTCTGCTGCAAGTTATAGGGGTTATTTCTATATTATCTATAGCACCTCCAGGCATGGTACCAACCGAACCATCATTTCTCCATTCAAAAATAATTCGAAAAGAGCCTGTGAAATTTGTTATATCCTGAATTAGCTGTTCTCTTTTAAAAGTTGCATCCATATTAAGATTTCCAAATAAATCAATTCTATCACTAGCTGCTGTAATCTGGGTGCCAGCTATGGGAATGAATGATGAAGGAACCAACCATACTCTTATATAATCACAACAACTTTCTGCTAGTGCCCTCCAATCAAACCCCAATGTAATCTCTGATATATTTGCTGGAATTGCAAAATCTTTATAGGCATGAACTACAGAAGAAGACGAAGTGTTATAATCATTGCTTGTGCCATTATCATCGGAGATGTACATGCCTTTTGTTCCGCCATTTGATGTGGCACTTCCAACTACCCACTGATTTGTTTGTGTACCATTTGAAAGTTCCCAATCATGAGTTGCTCCTTCAAAGTCTTGAGTGTAAGGTATAGGAGTAGGGTCATGTATAAATTGATATGAAGAATAAATACTTTTATCGGTAGGACCACACACCGTTCTTATATAAATAGTATAGATGGTACCCGACTGTAAGCCAGCTACTGTGAAGTTTGCTGTGGTTGAACTTCCTGAAGTTACAAAACCAGTAGTACCGCTACCTTGGGCACCTGATGTTCTAACTTCGTATTCATAACTAACACCAACAGAATTTGCTGGATTTGGCGTAACTGTAACATCGACAGACGTTTGTGAAGCTTTAACGATTGAAACCCCTATAGGTTGATAACATGTTACTTGATTAATTGATACATTATCAATAGCACCGCCTGGCATAGTGCCTACCGAACCATCGTTTCTCCATTCAAAAACCAATCTAAAAGACCCCAAAGCTGCATAAGCTGAAACATCTTGGATTAACTGTTCTCTTTTAAATGAAGCATCCATATTTAGATTGCCAAATAAATCAATGCGATCTGTAGCACCTCCTATTTGTGATCCAACAGTGGGGGTAAATGAAGTTGGCACGAGCCATACTCTTAAATAGTCACAACAACTTTCTGCTAATGCTCGCCAATCAAATTCTAAGCTAATCTCTTGAGCAGTGGGTGTCAGTGCAAAATCTTTATATGCGTGAACAACACTTGTTGACGTGTTTGTATAATTATTAGTTACACCATTGTCATTAGAAATATATAATGATTGACTTCCGCCATTTGCAACAGCAGTACCTACGACCCATTGATTTACTGCTGTTCCGTTAGAAAGCGTCCAGCCATGCGTACCTTCAAAACCTTGCGTATAAGGTAAAGCAGTTTGTGCTTGTGCATTTAAAGCCGGTAAAAACAAACCTAAAAATATCAACATCAAAGTCTGGGTGTTTAACCACCGTATCTTAAACCTTGAGTGTATTGTAGTTTTTTTCATAAATTTATAATAATTACAATTAGTCGTTTGAACGATAAACTTAATTATTTTTTTTTAATTCTTTAATATTAAATTATATTATTTTTAACTTTTAACAAATTACAACGAGCTGTCATAGGTGTAGAAAATAAAAAACAAACTAATTTGTATAGTAAAATAAATTGTTTAATTTTGCACTCCCTTTATTGGGAATGGAATGTTTAATTAAAAATAATTTATTGTGGAAAGTTTAAGCTACAAGACAGTATCAGCAAACAAAGCAACTGTTCAGAAAGAATGGGTTGTTGTAGACGCTGAAGGTCATAACTTAGGACGCCTTGCATCAAAAGTAGCAATGTTACTTAGAGGTAAGTACAAACCAAGTTATACACCTCACGTAGACTGTGGTGATAACGTAATTGTTATCAACGCAGAAAAGATCAACTTAACAGGTAACAAGTTGAATGACAAAACGTACATTCGTCACACAGGTTACCCAGGTGGTCAAAGAGAATTAACAGCTAAAGTAATGCAACAAAAAAATCCTGCATTATTGGTAGAAAAAGCTGTAAAAGGAATGTTACCTAAAAACAAATTAGGTGCGCAATTATTCCGTAATTTAAATGTAAATGTTGGTTCAGAGCACAAACACGAGGCTCAAAAACCTAAAACCGTTAATTTAAACGAAATTAAGTAATGGCAGTTATTCACAAAATCGGTAGAAGAAAAACCGCAGTAGCTCGTGTTTATGTTACAGAAGGTTCTGGTAACATCACAGTGAACAAAAAAGAATTCGCAACTTATTTCCCAACGGCAACGTTACAGTACAAAGTTATGCAACCACTTTCTATGACAGAAAATGCAGAAAACTTTGACGTGAAAGTAAATGTTTACGGTGGTGGAACAACAGGGCAGGCAGAAGCTGTTCGTATGGCTATTGCACGTGCAATGTGTGAAGTTGACGCTGAAAACAGAGCAATCTTAAAACCAGAAGGTTTATTAACGCGTGATCCACGTATGGTTGAGCGTAAGAAATTCGGTCAGAAGAAAGCTCGTAAGAGATTCCAATTCTCTAAACGTTAATATTTTATATTATTATTTAATAAAAAATCTAAGTTTTTGTTGTCGCTGGCTGCGGTCAGAGGTAGTTTAGCATCTAAATGAGGCCTAATAGCAGAAGGCTTACAGCTTACAGCTTTATGGAACATTGCTAACACAAGAACGTAAACTATTACAAAAATGACAAACAAAGTAGAAGTTAAAGAATTACTAGAAGCAGGTGTACACTTTGGACACATGACTAGAAAATGGGATCCAAATATGGCTCCTTACATCTATATGGAGCGTAATGGTATTCACATTATCAATCTATATAAAACAGCAGCTAAGATCGAAGAAGCGAACGAAGCTTTAAAGAAAATAGCAGCATCAGGTCGTAAAGTATTATTCGTAGCGACTAAAAAACAAGCAAAAGATATCGTTGCTGAAAAAGCAGCAGCAGCAAACATGCCTTACATTACTGAGCGTTGGCCAGGTGGTATGTTAACTAACTTCGTTACTATTCGTAAAGCTGTTAAAAAAATGGCTTCTATCGATCGTATGAAGAAAGACGGTACATTTATGACTCTTTCTAAAAAAGAGCGTTTACAAGTTGACCGTTTACGTGCTAAATTAGAAAAGAACTTAGGTTCTATTGCTGATATGACACGTTTACCGGCTGCATTATTTGTAGTTGATATCAAAGCTGAACACATCGCAGTAAAAGAAGCTCAAAAATTAAACATTCCAGTATTTGCAATGGTTGATACAAACTCTGACCCACGCGAGGTTGATTATGTAATTCCAGCAAATGACGATGCTTCTAAATCAATCGATAAAGTATTATCTTTAGTAACTACAGCTATCATTGAAGGAAATTCTGAAAGAAAATCTGAGAAAGAAGAAGCTGTAAAAACTGAAGCACAACCTACTGCACAAGAGTAATCTTAACAGTATCTTAAAGTCGTTATGCTGATGGTTTCATATCTTTGAATCTATCACTAACGACTTTTTTCTTTTTAATAATAATTCATTTAATTCTTATACAATGGCAAATATTACTGCTGCAGACGTAAATAAATTAAGACAAGTTACAGGTGCCGGAATGATGGACTGTAAAAAAGCTTTAGTTGAAGCTGAAGGAGATTTTGATAAAGCAATCCAAATCTTACGTGAAAAAGGACAAAAAGTTGCTGCTAACCGTTCAGACCGTGAGTCTAGCGAAGGTGCTGCTGTTTCTTTTATCAACGCAGATAACACTAAAGGTGCTATTATTACTTTAAACTGCGAAACTGATTTCGTTGGTAAAAACGAAGCATTCGTTGCTTTGGCTAAAGAATTAGTTGAAAAAGCAATCAATTTCGATTCTAAAGAAGCTTTCTTAGCTTCTCAATACAACGATTCAATGACAGTTGCTGAGAAATTAATCGAGCAAACTGGAGTTATTGGTGAGAAAATCGAAATCGGTGGTTTCGAAATCTTAGAAGGTGCTTTCGTTGGAACGTACGTTCACGGAAACAAAATTGCTGCTTTAACAGCTTTATCTTCTAAAATTGATGGTGCAGAAGCGTTAACAAAAGATATTTCTATGCAAGTTGCTTCTATGGGTGCAGATACATTATCTTACAAAGATTTTGATCCTACATTTGTAGCAAACGAAACAGCTGCACGTATTGCTGTAATCGAAAAAGATAACGAAGAATTAGCTCGTTTAGGTAAAACATTAAAAAATGTACCTAAATACATTTCTTATGCTCAAATTACCGATGCTGTTTTAGCACAAGCAGAAGAAGATGCAAAAGCTGAGTTAAAAGCAGAAGGTAAACCAGAGCAAATTTGGGATAAAATTTTACCAGGTAAAATCGCTCGTTTTATTTCTGATAACACTACGTTAGATCAAGAAAAAGCGTTATTAGATCAAAACTTTATTAAAGACGATTCTAAAAAAGTTGCTGATTATGTAAAAGGATTTGGTGTTGAAATCGCTGGTTTCAAACGTGTTTCTTTAGGATAATTTACAATTTTTATTGATACTAAAAACCCCAAATTCATTTGAATTTGGGGTTTTGTTTTATTTATTATTTCTGAATATGTATTTTTATTAAAACCAATAGCTATTTCTACAAACAACTCTACCTTTTAAAACAAATTAATTTTTAGTTTTGATTAATGTATTAAAAATAAATTGAATTAGTAAGCAAACAGGTGTCATAACAATTGTATTGCCCATGATTATTGCAAATTCTGGATTAAAACATTTTACAGTTCTTGGGTTTAATAAACCATCGATCCAAAATACTAAAAAAGGATACAGAAATACTATTAAAGAAGTTAATAAATAAGTAAACCCAATGTGAAATAAAGTTTGTTTTTTAGCCAGATAAACTAAAAATAAAGGAATTAGTAAGTATGGTAAAAACAAAAGTATTAATCTAACAGCTATCATAATATGGTTTGTTTAAATAAAAATACTAATATAAAAAATTAAGCAATTATATTTGTGAAAAATATATTTATGAATCAAACACGCTGCAATTGGGTAACCACCGATGAATTATATATTAAATACCACGATGAAGAATGGGGAAAACCTGTTTATGATGATAAAGTTTTGTTTGAATTTTTAGTATTGGAATCTTTTCAGGCGGGTTTAAGCTGGATTACTATTCTAAAAAAGCGTGAAAATTTTCGCTATGCTTTTGATCAATTCAACTATAAAGAAATAGCTACTTATTCCGATGAAAAAATCGAAGAACTAATGAACAATGCCGGTATTGTTCGCAATCGGTTAAAAATTCTGGCAACAATAAATAATGCACAACGTTTTATGGAAGTCCAGAAAGAATTTGGTAGTTTCTCTAAATATATTTGGGGTTTTGTGAATCATACCCCTATTGTAAATACGTTTAAAACAATAAAAGAAGTACCGGCAACAACCAATATTTCTGACGCACTGGCAAAAGATCTTAAAAAACGTGGTTTTAAATTTTTAGGTTCTACTGTTATGTACGCACATATGCAGGCAACCGGTATGGTTAACGATCACATAACATCGTGTATTTGTTACAATAGGTAAGTAGTATGAAATTAACCAAAAAACAAACGGTTTTTGTACTGTTAGGCGGCATTTTTATAACCAATGCTATTTTAGGGGAACTTATTGGAGGTAAACTAATTAACATAGGCCCTTTTTTAATGAGTGTGGGAATTTTGCCTTGGCCTATTGTTTTTGTTGCCACCGATTTAATTAACGAATATTTTGGAAAAGAAGGCGTAAAAAAACTTACCTTTTTAACAACCGCTTTGGTGGTATATAGTTTTGTTATTCTTTTTGGTGCTATGGTGATTCCTGCAGCAAGTGCCTCGGTAGTAACCAACGAAGCGTTTACACAAGTATTTGGACAAAGTATGTGGATTATTGTTGCCAGCGTTATTGCATTTGTTTGTTCGCAGTTGTTAGATGCTTCATTATTTACCTTTTTTAAAAAGAAAACCGGCGATAAAATGATTTGGTTACGCAGCACAGGCTCTACCGTTATTTCGCAGTTGTTCGACAGTTTTATTGTATCGGGTATTGCATTTTGGCTTACCGGTAAACTTGGTTTTCAAGATTATGTAAATATGGCAGTAACGGGCTATTCGTTTAAATTGATGGTAGCTATTTGTTTAACGCCGCTTATTTATTTAGGACACGCAGTTATTTCAAAGTATTTAAAAAATAATTAATCTTTATACACAACCTTTACATCCTTATTTAAAATTTGCATAAACAAATCGCGCGGAATTTCTTCGCAACCCAATTGTGCCAAATAATCATTATAAACCTGACAATCAATAAGCTGACAATTCTCTGCTTTTAATTTATTGGTTAAATGTATAAAAGCAATTTTAGAAGCGTTTGATACTTTAGAAAACATACTTTCTCCACAAAAAATATGTCCCAAATCAATGCCGTATAATCCGCCAACCAATTCGTTTTCTTGCCACACTTCAATCGATTTTGCATAACCCAATTCGTGTAATTTTGTGTAGGCTTCCAACATTTCATCGGTAATCCAAGTACCTAATTGTCCGTTGCGTTTTGTTTGCTGACAGTTCGTAATCACGTCTTTAAAAGCAGTATTGAATGTTACTTTAAAGATATTTCTATTGATGATATTTCGGGTCGATTTTGATATCTTCAACTGATTTAAAAACAAAACCATTCGTTCTTCGGGAGCAAACCAGGTAATTTCTTCTCCGTCTTCAAACCAAGGAAAAATACCGCTTTTGTAGGCAAGAATTAATCGTTCGGTTGATAAATCGCCGCCAAAAGCCACAATGCCCGAAGAATGGGCTGTTTCAACATTTGGGAAATAGAGTTCTTTGGTAAGTTTGTACATTTAATAAGATATTTGAAACCACATAGCCGCATAGCTTTTGCCACAGATTCACAGATGTATATTTAATAATTACCTTAAACTTATTTTAATTAAGTAATACGTCGCATTTAATTATTTGTAAGATCTTTAAATTAAAAATCTGTGCATCTGTGGTATATTAATGTTCAATGCTTTAAAATGTTATGTGGTTTAGATAAAAAAAATCCCGATTACCAATGTAATCAGGATTCAAAATTATCGTTTTTATTTCAATATTAAAAAGGCAAATCGTCTTCTGCTTCTTGATTTTGATTAAAATTTGGAGCAGGAGGGAAGCCTGAATTGTTGTTATTCGCATAACCACCGCCTTGGTTTTCAAACGGATTTGGTTGCCCGTATCCTTGACCTTGCTGTGGTTGTTGATTGAAACCTTGTTG is from Flavobacterium dauae and encodes:
- a CDS encoding T9SS type A sorting domain-containing protein: MLIFLGLFLPALNAQAQTALPYTQGFEGTHGWTLSNGTAVNQWVVGTAVANGGSQSLYISNDNGVTNNYTNTSTSVVHAYKDFALTPTAQEISLEFDWRALAESCCDYLRVWLVPTSFTPTVGSQIGGATDRIDLFGNLNMDASFKREQLIQDVSAYAALGSFRLVFEWRNDGSVGTMPGGAIDNVSINQVTCYQPIGVSIVKASQTSVDVTVTPNPANSVGVSYEYEVRTSGAQGSGTTGFVTSGSSTTANFTVAGLQSGTIYTIYIRTVCGPTDKSIYSSYQFIHDPTPIPYTQDFEGATHDWELSNGTQTNQWVVGSATSNGGTKGMYISDDNGTSNDYNTSSSSVVHAYKDFAIPANISEITLGFDWRALAESCCDYIRVWLVPSSFIPIAGTQITAASDRIDLFGNLNMDATFKREQLIQDITNFTGSFRIIFEWRNDGSVGTMPGGAIDNIEITPITCSRPIDVQISDVTKDAATVTVTPNPKSATNVTYAYEVRESGNPGSGTTGLATAGTSSTSIFTVNGLQPLIKYKIYVKTICSSTDNSIWTDGTSFNTMCDYPELITAPSVTVCGEQEVDLTAIYDAGTVLWYDKEIGGNLVHTGANFTTPLLTVDTSYWVTAENSSIEAKANIGEGTSTGTTSGTFLFHSWGGYKHQYIFTVAELKAAGLTAGDIKGLEFEIVSQGTANRNDFSISLGTTTQNNATTTHIDNSLLTEVYSNTSETFAVGIHTFTFTTPYFWDGISNLVVQTNWSNQNGGGNSGSIMYHTTSSPMTTETHGDNQSAASFLTTNTGSVNGSGNTGTSNDRPNTVFVTSCNSGRTEVKVTVEPKPAFELSTDMVTSCAGGNSEVVTITTNLGGYDTFVWTPSTGVSGDEVNGWTFNTTQEQEYVLSASQSNGICEHLKTVRVFASEIPQADATLASSYDLCKNEVAELKVLEAIPADATIGMPTTTTSATSEMSAYVYSEVYSKQQYIYSAAELIAQGVTVAGYIDELSFETINSGASLTSTEYTVKMMLTPNTTFGTTNFETGNFVTVFSRTNHPHTFQGLQTMTLDSPFYWDGQSNILIEITQEGGATTGTNNAQTYYNTVAGNNVGIYTTSETDPDPLTGTVTNDRLNVKFGLTQAKVTWSPATNLYLDAATTVQYISGTDAATVYVISSGTMNQIYNATITAPTGCEAAIPVTINVTDVATPVVQNQTFCQTTPVSNIVVTGGTGSTTYNFYDSATATTPVTTVSKTGTYYVEAVQGDCKSTRVAFAVTITTLTMPNAQSTQYSCSSGTVADLVATGTSGAQINWYDSATSTTPLSLTTPLVNNTTYYASQTLGNCESGRIAVLVSVGQGPASLTPQTISVCGALNYGNANLNQIAGSELVWYPSSTSQTPIPNTSSVVTGTYYVSQKINGCESQRAQIIVTAQGSVPAPTATIQNICGSGTVAQLTAQILPNATAEWYSNATSTTPLALTTPLTSGTYYLSQRVSNCISVKVPVAVRITSTSAPAVTPIVLCDGAKVGDIDLPMPSGVSYSWYLNSTSTTALPVTDILKSGYYFVTRVENGCESARTQVQITINSRPNSPTGASPQIFTNYAEISNLVMNEPNVVWYATYEDAMNGNNPLQQNMPMINGSTYYAVVIGTNGCPSLPTPVEVEIVLGVNDFDLSKLNYYPNPTSDLLTINYSETITKVEVFDLNGRLVMTRDFESETVRLDFGTLSSGTYMLNVKTKDSSQFIKIVRK
- the rplM gene encoding 50S ribosomal protein L13, producing MESLSYKTVSANKATVQKEWVVVDAEGHNLGRLASKVAMLLRGKYKPSYTPHVDCGDNVIVINAEKINLTGNKLNDKTYIRHTGYPGGQRELTAKVMQQKNPALLVEKAVKGMLPKNKLGAQLFRNLNVNVGSEHKHEAQKPKTVNLNEIK
- the rpsI gene encoding 30S ribosomal protein S9, giving the protein MAVIHKIGRRKTAVARVYVTEGSGNITVNKKEFATYFPTATLQYKVMQPLSMTENAENFDVKVNVYGGGTTGQAEAVRMAIARAMCEVDAENRAILKPEGLLTRDPRMVERKKFGQKKARKRFQFSKR
- the rpsB gene encoding 30S ribosomal protein S2; the encoded protein is MTNKVEVKELLEAGVHFGHMTRKWDPNMAPYIYMERNGIHIINLYKTAAKIEEANEALKKIAASGRKVLFVATKKQAKDIVAEKAAAANMPYITERWPGGMLTNFVTIRKAVKKMASIDRMKKDGTFMTLSKKERLQVDRLRAKLEKNLGSIADMTRLPAALFVVDIKAEHIAVKEAQKLNIPVFAMVDTNSDPREVDYVIPANDDASKSIDKVLSLVTTAIIEGNSERKSEKEEAVKTEAQPTAQE
- the tsf gene encoding translation elongation factor Ts, yielding MANITAADVNKLRQVTGAGMMDCKKALVEAEGDFDKAIQILREKGQKVAANRSDRESSEGAAVSFINADNTKGAIITLNCETDFVGKNEAFVALAKELVEKAINFDSKEAFLASQYNDSMTVAEKLIEQTGVIGEKIEIGGFEILEGAFVGTYVHGNKIAALTALSSKIDGAEALTKDISMQVASMGADTLSYKDFDPTFVANETAARIAVIEKDNEELARLGKTLKNVPKYISYAQITDAVLAQAEEDAKAELKAEGKPEQIWDKILPGKIARFISDNTTLDQEKALLDQNFIKDDSKKVADYVKGFGVEIAGFKRVSLG
- a CDS encoding DNA-3-methyladenine glycosylase I; protein product: MNQTRCNWVTTDELYIKYHDEEWGKPVYDDKVLFEFLVLESFQAGLSWITILKKRENFRYAFDQFNYKEIATYSDEKIEELMNNAGIVRNRLKILATINNAQRFMEVQKEFGSFSKYIWGFVNHTPIVNTFKTIKEVPATTNISDALAKDLKKRGFKFLGSTVMYAHMQATGMVNDHITSCICYNR
- a CDS encoding queuosine precursor transporter, which codes for MKLTKKQTVFVLLGGIFITNAILGELIGGKLINIGPFLMSVGILPWPIVFVATDLINEYFGKEGVKKLTFLTTALVVYSFVILFGAMVIPAASASVVTNEAFTQVFGQSMWIIVASVIAFVCSQLLDASLFTFFKKKTGDKMIWLRSTGSTVISQLFDSFIVSGIAFWLTGKLGFQDYVNMAVTGYSFKLMVAICLTPLIYLGHAVISKYLKNN
- the aat gene encoding leucyl/phenylalanyl-tRNA--protein transferase, translated to MYKLTKELYFPNVETAHSSGIVAFGGDLSTERLILAYKSGIFPWFEDGEEITWFAPEERMVLFLNQLKISKSTRNIINRNIFKVTFNTAFKDVITNCQQTKRNGQLGTWITDEMLEAYTKLHELGYAKSIEVWQENELVGGLYGIDLGHIFCGESMFSKVSNASKIAFIHLTNKLKAENCQLIDCQVYNDYLAQLGCEEIPRDLFMQILNKDVKVVYKD